A stretch of the Hippoglossus hippoglossus isolate fHipHip1 chromosome 1, fHipHip1.pri, whole genome shotgun sequence genome encodes the following:
- the LOC117763698 gene encoding CSC1-like protein 2 isoform X3, with protein sequence MLRVLIVTMAIFGGGQTCGGQDNCSANSESKDYCYSARIRSTVLQGLSFGGVPTVLALDFMCFLVLLFVFSILRKVAWDYGRLALVTDADRLKKRFSNVEEREYVASAMHSETPDRYERLTSVSSSVDFDQRDNGFCSWLTAIFRIKDEEIREKCGEDAVHYLSFQRHIIGLLVVVGVLSVGIVLPVNFSGDLLENNAYSFGRTTIANLKSGNNLLWLHTSFAFMYLLLTVYSMRRHTSKMHYKEDDLVKRTLFINCISKYAEESQIKQHFEQAYENCTVLEARICYNVAKLMSLNAERKKTERSKKFFTDLMAKEHVPTMINPKPCGHLCCCAITGCEEEEAVSFYTKRESKLKEEYRKEKEKVHTKPLGMAFVTFQNESMTAIILKDFNACQVQGCRCRQEPRSSQFSDVLHVHNWSVSYAPDPQNVRWEHLSLGGISWWIRCFIINCILFLLLFFLTTPAIIISTMDKFNVTKPVEYLNNPIVTQFFPTLLLWAFSALLPTIVYYSAFFEAHWTRSGENRTTMHKCYTFLIFMVLLLPSLGLSSLDVFFRWLFDRKFLADAKVRFECVFLPDNGAFFVNYVIASAFIGNAMDLLRIPGLLMYMIRLCLARSAADRRNVKRHQAYEFQFGAAYAWMMNVFTVVMAYSITCPIIVPFGLMYMLLKHLVDRYNMYYAYLPSKLDKKIHSGAVTQVVAAPILCLFWLLFFSTVRTGFETPTSMFTLVVLIVTIVVCLSHICFGHFKYLSAHNYKIDTKENDVDTVENGRPARPSFSPVTKSQQQQQQMYIAQVLQDPNSDEPGGGSGEEDRGSSQDEELLNGGNSINEADFQSGEDSLIANEVRQ encoded by the exons ATGCTCAGAGTGCTGATCGTTACCATGGCGATATTTGGCGGCGGCCAGACGTGTGGCGGTCAGGATAACTGCTCGGCTAACAGCGAGTCCAAAGATTACTGTTACTCTGCTCGTATCCGCAGCACGGTGCTGCAGGGGCTGTCGTTCGGAGGAGTGCCCACCGTGCTCGCCCTGGACTTCATGTGCTTCCTG gtgctgctctttgtcttttctattcTGCGGAAAGTTGCGTGGGACTATGGCCGCCTGGCGCTGGTCACCGACGCCGACAG ACTAAAGAAGCGTTTCAGCAACGTGGAGGAACGGGAATA tGTTGCCTCGGCAATGCACTCAGAAACGCCCGACCGCTACGAACGCCTCACGTCCGTCTCCAGCTCCGTCGACTTCGACCAGAGAGACAAC GGCTTCTGCTCGTGGCTGACGGCCATCTTCAGAATAAA GGATGAAGAGATCAGAGAGAAATGTGGGGAGGATGCTGTTCACTACCTTTCCTTCCAGCGCCACATCATCGGCCTGCTGGTCGTAGTCGGAGTCCTCTCCGTCGGCATCGTCCTGCCCGTCAACTTCTCTGGAGACCTGCTGG AAAACAACGCCTACAGCTTCGGACGCACCACGATAGCCAACCTTAAGTCTGG GAACAATCTGCTGTGGCTCCACACCTCGTTTGCCTTCATGTATCTGCTCCTGACCGTCTACAGCATGAGGAGACACACGTCCAAGATGCACTACAAGGAGGACGACCTG GTGAAACGCACTTTATTCATTAACTGCATCTCTAAATACGCTGAGGAGAGTCAGATCAAACAGCACTTTGA ACAGGCGTATGAGAACTGCACCGTGCTGGAGGCTCGGATCTGCTACAACGTGGCCAAACTGATGTCTCTGAATGCAGAGAG gaaGAAGACGGAGCGCAGTAAGAAGTTCTTCACCGACCTGATGGCGAAGGAACACGTTCCCACCATGATCAACCCCAAACCCTGTGGACACCTGTGCTGCTGCGCCATCACCGGCTGCGAGGAG GAGGAGGCGGTGAGCTTCTACACGAAGAGAGAGTCCAAACTGAAGGAGGAGtacaggaaggagaaggagaaggtcCACACCAAACCGCTGGGCATGGCCTTCGTCACCTTCCAGAACGAGTCCATGACCGCCAT TATTTTGAAAGATTTTAACGCCTGTCAAGTTCAGGGTTGTCGGTGTCGACAGGAGCCACGATCCTCTCAGTTCAGCGACGTTCTTCACGTTCACAACTGGAGCGTTTCATACGCACCTGACCCGCAGAACGTCCGCTG GGAGCATCTGTCGCTGGGTGGGATCTCCTGGTGGATCCGCTGCTTCATCATCAActgcatcctcttcctcctgctcttcttcctcaccaCACCTGCCATCATCATCTCCACAATGGACAAGTTCAACGTCACCAAACCCGTCGAGTATCTAAAC AATCCCATCGTCACTCAGTTCTTCCCGACTCTGCTTCTCTGGGcgttctctgctctgctgccaaCCATCGTCTATTACTCTGCGTTCTTCGAGGCTCACTGGACCAG GTCTGGAGAAAACAGGACAACGATGCACAAATGTTACACCTTCCTGATCTTCATGGTGCTGCTGCTTCCTTCTCTCGGACTCAGCAG tCTGGATGTTTTCTTCCGTTGGCTCTTCGATAGAAAGTTCCTGGCTGATGCTAAAGTCAGATTTGA GTGCGTCTTCCTGCCTGATAACGGAGCTTTCTTCGTCAATTATGTCATCGCCTCTGCGTTCATTGGAAACGCCATGGACCTGTTGAGGATCCCGGGTCTACTCATGTACATGATTCGGCTGTGCCTGGCTCGCTCTGCCGCCGACCGCCGCAACGTCAAGAGG CACCAGGCCTATGAGTTCCAGTTCGGAGCCGCATACGCCTGGATGATGAACGTCTTCACGGTGGTGATGGCCTACAGCATCACCTGCCCCATCATCGTCCCCTTTG GTCTGATGTACATGCTGCTTAAACACCTGGTGGACCGATACAACATGTACTACGCCTACCTGccgtccaaactggacaagaAGATCCACTCGGGAGCCGTCACCCAGGTGGTGGCTGCACCCATCCTCTGCCTCTTCTGGCTACTCTTCTTCTCTACTGTACGCACAG GTTTTGAGACACCGACCTCCATGTTTACTCTGGTGGTGCTGATCGTCACCATCGTGGTCTGTCTGTCCCACATCTGTTTCGGACACTTCAAGTACCTCAGTGCTCACAACTACAAG ATCGACACCAAGGAGAATGATGTAGACACTGTTGAAAACGGACGTCCAGCTCGTCCCTCGTTCTCGCCCGTCACCAAATCTCAG cagcagcagcagcagatgtacATCGCCCAGGTGCTTCAGGACCCAAACTCGGACGAGCCAGGGGGTGGCAGCGGCGAGGAGGACCGCGGGTCGTCCCAGGATGAGGAGCTGCTGAACGGAGGAAACAGCATAAACGAGGCGGATTTCCAGTCAGGGGAGGACAGTCTGATTGCCAACGAGGTCCGCCAGTAG